The DNA region TTGCTCATTATTACCGCATTAGAGTCAGAGCTGGATAAAAGCGCTTTACCGGCAGGTGTTGATATTGTGTATTCTGGAGTTGGCAAAATCAATGCAACCGCTGCCAGTATTCAGGCTATACATCAATATCAACCAAAGAGGATAGTGAACTTTGGTACCGTCGGAAAAATTAACTCTGCTCTACAAGGCTTATTAGAAATCGGTAAAGTAATGCAGCGCGACATGATGGCAGTTCCCTTAGCACCTAGAGGCCAAACCCCTTTTTGCCCTAAACCATCCCACTATCTCTCTCTAGGTGGTGAGCATACTTGCGGCACTGGAGATAGCTTTGTGACAGCGCACGATCCTTGGTTAATCTCGCAGGAGATTGATGTAGTGGATATGGAGTTATTTGCGATTGCTAGTATTGCTTATCAATCAAATATTCCATGGCAATCATTTAAGTATGTGACTGATGATGCTAACGCTGACTCAGGCAACGAATGGACTCATCGCGTTAACCATGGCCAAGAACTCTATCTAGAAAAGCTCAAAGAGCTTTTAAGTGCTTAAGACGCACCCAACATAATTCCCCAATTGCTTAAGCAAATGAACACTCAAAAACCTTGGCTTAAAAACTATCTCGAGGGCGTTCCTCATGAGATTGATTTAGCGGGCCATTCATCTATCGCTGATTTAATAGAACAATCTTTTAATCATTATCCCAATCGCATAGTGATGGAGTCGATGGGGCATACCATCAGCTATCGTCAACTCGATATTCTTTCTAAGGACTTCGCCGCGTATTTACAAACATTGGGGCTTGAAGCGGGATCGCGTATTGCCGTCATGTTCCCGAATGTGCCGCAATACTTCATTGCAATGCTAGGGACTCTTCGTGCAGGCTTTGTCGTAGTCAATATCAATCCACTCTATACGGCTCGTGAGCTAGAGCATCAGCTACAAGATAGTGGTGCGTCGGTCTTGGTAATGCTAGAAAACTTTGCTCACGTGTATCAGGAGATTGCCAATCAAGGGCTTGTAAAGAAAGTGATCATAAGTAGCATAGGTGAGAGCTTAGGCCCGAAGGGCGTCATCATCAATTTGATTGCTCGCCATATTAAAAAGCTGATTCCGTATTGGAACTTTCCTTGCGTCAAATTGAACCAAGCTTTCAAAATTGGCTCTGGCCATGGCTTTACTAAACCCAATCTATGGCTGGATGACATTGCTTTTTTGCAATACACCGGCGGTACTACGGGGGTTTCTAAAGGCGCAGTTTTATTACATCGCAACATCCTGGCTAATATTATTCAGATCGAATCTTGGCTTGAGCCTGCTTTAAAAAATCGTCAGCAGCAGTTAGTTTTTTTATGTGCGCTACCCATGACACATATCTTTGCTCTCACTGCCTGCGGTTTCCTTGGAATGCGTAAGGGTGCCAAATTATTATTAGTCGCTAATCCCCGTGATATCACGGGCTTTATAAAGTTGTTGATGAACCACCCTGATATCAATATTTTTCCAGGCGTCAATACGCTATTTCATGCACTGATACATCGCCCAGAATTCAAACATGTGCGCTTACCTAATCTTTTGGTCACCATCGGCGGTGGTATGGCAGTTCTACAGAAGACAGCTGAACTTTGGCAGAAAATGATGGGGGTACCGATTGCGCAAGGATATGGACTGTCGGAAACTTCCCCAGTAGTTTGTGTGAACACGCCATTTGTAAAAGAATTTACGGGATCCATTGGCATGCCAGTGCCAAGCACAGATGTATTGATACTCGATGATGACGGAGTAGAAGTTCCATTCGGCATGCCTGGAGAGATCTGTATCAAGGGCCCACAGGTGATGGCGGGCTACTGGAATAGACCTGAAGAGACTGAGCAATCCATGACTGCAGAGGGATATTTTAAGTCTGGCGACATCGGCATCATGAGTCCCGATGGCTTTGTCCAGATTGTGGATCGTAAGAAGGACATGATCGTCGTTGCTGGCTATAAAGTATTCCCTAATGAAATCGAGGAAGTGATTTCTCAAATGCCTGGCGTAAGAGAATGTGCTGTGATTGGATTAACGCACCGTAAGCTCGGTGAGATCGTCAAGGCTTATATCGTCAAGGATAAGCCTGAATTAACTGAGGCTGAAGTCATTCAGTATTGCAAAGAGCAAATGACCAGTTACAAACGCCCTAGAAAGATTGCTTTTATTGAGGAAATGCCCAAGTCTAATGTGGGCAAAATCTTGCGCCGTCATCTACGCGACTTATAAATAAACAAAAAAACAAAAACTATAGGCCACCGCCGAAGCGGTATTGCCAAGTAATCCCATATAAGTCATAGCTGTTATTAGTCCTCGAGTATGCCCCCGTGCTAGCCGATAGCCGAATCGAATTATTCTTATCTACCGGGTAGGACATCGTTGTTCCAAAGCGCCAATTCTCTTGATTACCGCTAATCGGGTTGCCATTAAGGTAAGACTGTCCGCCAGTAAAGTAGGTGGCATCTACTGAGATCCACGCGGTATTCTGAAAGTAATAAATGCCGTGTGTTTGTGTTGAGTAAACCGGGTTCTGAGATAGTGAGTTACCACCCATGAAATTGGTATTACTGGTGTAAAAAATACCAGCGCCAGCGAGCTCAAATCGCCAAGGACCAAGTGCTTTAGAGACTCCTAGACCTGGCTGAATAAACCAGCGATTTGCGCCCACATTAATGAGTTGATTGTCGTTGTACTTGCCCCATGGCACTGATGCTGCAAGACTGACACCAACAATGAGATCTTGCTGATAACTCTTAAATTGATCTAGCGTTAATGCTGGAGCGCCATA from Polynucleobacter sp. AP-Elch-400A-B2 includes:
- a CDS encoding transporter, with translation MIKLHSIFQGRAFAIGALLLLILGTSLPALSYAQEIEARTYSNAPVGINFISAGFAQAKSGNYTLTSEVMGLTHIFDAGGQSGKLTLVLPYGQLTGSSSIGGRTVNASTEGLSDPLIKAAVNLYGAPALTLDQFKSYQQDLIVGVSLAASVPWGKYNDNQLINVGANRWFIQPGLGVSKALGPWRFELAGAGIFYTSNTNFMGGNSLSQNPVYSTQTHGIYYFQNTAWISVDATYFTGGQSYLNGNPISGNQENWRFGTTMSYPVDKNNSIRLSASTGAYSRTNNSYDLYGITWQYRFGGGL
- a CDS encoding 5'-methylthioadenosine nucleosidase — its product is MKTQLLIITALESELDKSALPAGVDIVYSGVGKINATAASIQAIHQYQPKRIVNFGTVGKINSALQGLLEIGKVMQRDMMAVPLAPRGQTPFCPKPSHYLSLGGEHTCGTGDSFVTAHDPWLISQEIDVVDMELFAIASIAYQSNIPWQSFKYVTDDANADSGNEWTHRVNHGQELYLEKLKELLSA
- a CDS encoding AMP-binding protein; the protein is MNTQKPWLKNYLEGVPHEIDLAGHSSIADLIEQSFNHYPNRIVMESMGHTISYRQLDILSKDFAAYLQTLGLEAGSRIAVMFPNVPQYFIAMLGTLRAGFVVVNINPLYTARELEHQLQDSGASVLVMLENFAHVYQEIANQGLVKKVIISSIGESLGPKGVIINLIARHIKKLIPYWNFPCVKLNQAFKIGSGHGFTKPNLWLDDIAFLQYTGGTTGVSKGAVLLHRNILANIIQIESWLEPALKNRQQQLVFLCALPMTHIFALTACGFLGMRKGAKLLLVANPRDITGFIKLLMNHPDINIFPGVNTLFHALIHRPEFKHVRLPNLLVTIGGGMAVLQKTAELWQKMMGVPIAQGYGLSETSPVVCVNTPFVKEFTGSIGMPVPSTDVLILDDDGVEVPFGMPGEICIKGPQVMAGYWNRPEETEQSMTAEGYFKSGDIGIMSPDGFVQIVDRKKDMIVVAGYKVFPNEIEEVISQMPGVRECAVIGLTHRKLGEIVKAYIVKDKPELTEAEVIQYCKEQMTSYKRPRKIAFIEEMPKSNVGKILRRHLRDL